The genomic window ACTTCGTGCAGGAGACAAGGCAGAAGGTAAAGCATCTTCTTGAGCATTTGGGAAGTCCTGCACTCAGAGTCATGAAGCTTACAGAGGAGTTTCTAAAGGGTCTTTTATCTCCTGGAGTCCTCTTTGAAGAGCTTGGCTTTAACTACATAGGTCCAGTAAACGGACATGACCTACCTGCCCTTGAGAAAACCCTTGAAAACATAAAGCATATAGAAGGTCCCGTCCTACTGCATGTGTATACCAAAAAAGGCAAAGGCTACAAGCCAGCAGAAAACGACCCAGTTACATGGCACGGTGTTGCACCCTACAAAAGAGAGTCTGGGGAGTTTATCAAAAAACCCTCACCACCCACTTGGACTTCCGTCTTCGGCAAAGCCATAGTGGAGCTCGCAGAACAAGACCCAAACATAGTGGTGATAACACCTGCCATGAAGGAAGGTTCTGGTCTTGTGGAGTTTAGCCAGAGATTTCCTGAGAGGTTCTTTGATGTGGGTATTGCGGAGCAGCATGCCTGCACCTTTGCGGGTGGTCTTGCGGCAGGCGGTCTCAAGCCTGTAGCCTGCTACTACTCTACTTTCCTCCAGAGGGCATACGACCAAGTTATACACGACATAGCACTTCAAAACTTGCATGTGGTCTTTGCCATAGACAGGGGTGGTCTTGTGGGTGATGACGGACCAACCCACCACGGAGTTTTTGACCTTTCTTATCTTAGGTGCATTCCCAACATGGTAGTGTCCGCACCGAAAGATGAGCAAGAGCTAAGAGACCTACTATATACCGCACTGCACCACAACGGACCCTTTGCCATAAGGTATCCAAGAGGTCCAGCCTACGGAGTGCCTACGGAGGGCTTTAGGCTTATAAGGGTAGGAAGTTGGGAGCTTCTAAAAGAGGGCAAGGATGGCGTAATCTTAGGAGTGGGATATACGGTCTATCAAGCTCTTAAGGCTTCTGAAGAGCTTCTAAAAGAGGGTCTTGACTTTGCGATAGTAAACGCAAGGTTTGTAAAGCCTATGGATAAGGAGCTTTTGGAAAAGTTGGCAAACACCTATGACTTATTCATAACGGTGGAGGACAACGTGCTCATGGGTGGCTTTGGCTCTGGGGTGCTTGAATGGCTGGCAAAGAGGGGCTACAGCAAAAGGGTTCTCACCTTGGGCATTCCCGACAGGTTCATAGAGCATGGAAACCAAAACCTACTGAGAAACCTTGTAGGCATAGATGCAGAGAGTATAGGGAATAGGGTGTTAGAGTTTGTAAGGGGTGGAGTGGTCATCTAAAAGAACATTCTTGAAAGTGTTGTTTTATGCTATTTACCATGCTGGAAAATTCCTCATTGGAGTATGTGGTCCTTTTGGAAAAGGAAGGGTCAAGGGTTTTGCCGGGTATGAACTTCTGCAGGTAATACCTCTTTGAACCTTTCAAAAGCTCTGCTATTTTCAGTATATCTTCCCAGTTGAGTTGTCCTTTCACAACAGTGGTTCTGAATTCGTGGTCTATTCCAGAAGTTTTTATGATCTCTATACTTTCGGCTATCTTGCTCACATCAACCTTGACACCACAAACCTCTTCATACTTCTCAAGAGGTGCCTTCACATCCATAGCTACGTAATCTAAAAGCCCTCTTTCCAACAACCTTCTCAGAATATGTGGCAGGCTTCCGTTGGTATCCAGCTTCACCGCATATCCCATTTCCTTGACCCTTTCTACGAACCCATCAAGCCCCTTCTGAATTGTTGGCTCACCACCAGTTATGACCACGCCTTCTAAAAGC from Hydrogenobacter sp. T-8 includes these protein-coding regions:
- the dxs gene encoding 1-deoxy-D-xylulose-5-phosphate synthase, whose protein sequence is MLERYELLRDYGGPIDLKKYDYTELERLAEEVRDYLIEVTAKNGGHVAPGLGAVELTIALLRVFEPPKDVVVWDIGHQAYPWKILTDRKELFPTLRQYGGISGFLRREESPFDAFGAGHSSTSISAALGFRKAFDLLGEKDRYVVAVIGDGAMTAGMAFEALNNAGHLRPNKFIVILNDNEMSISPNVGAISTYLSKILSGHFVQETRQKVKHLLEHLGSPALRVMKLTEEFLKGLLSPGVLFEELGFNYIGPVNGHDLPALEKTLENIKHIEGPVLLHVYTKKGKGYKPAENDPVTWHGVAPYKRESGEFIKKPSPPTWTSVFGKAIVELAEQDPNIVVITPAMKEGSGLVEFSQRFPERFFDVGIAEQHACTFAGGLAAGGLKPVACYYSTFLQRAYDQVIHDIALQNLHVVFAIDRGGLVGDDGPTHHGVFDLSYLRCIPNMVVSAPKDEQELRDLLYTALHHNGPFAIRYPRGPAYGVPTEGFRLIRVGSWELLKEGKDGVILGVGYTVYQALKASEELLKEGLDFAIVNARFVKPMDKELLEKLANTYDLFITVEDNVLMGGFGSGVLEWLAKRGYSKRVLTLGIPDRFIEHGNQNLLRNLVGIDAESIGNRVLEFVRGGVVI
- a CDS encoding anaerobic ribonucleoside-triphosphate reductase activating protein, with protein sequence MKDVAGVSLVSEPPLCIFRVGGFQKFTLIDFPGKPACIVFTQGCNFRCRYCYNVELVLPERFGPTIPIEEVFSFLEERRGLLEGVVITGGEPTIQKGLDGFVERVKEMGYAVKLDTNGSLPHILRRLLERGLLDYVAMDVKAPLEKYEEVCGVKVDVSKIAESIEIIKTSGIDHEFRTTVVKGQLNWEDILKIAELLKGSKRYYLQKFIPGKTLDPSFSKRTTYSNEEFSSMVNSIKQHFQECSFR